In one Ananas comosus cultivar F153 linkage group 12, ASM154086v1, whole genome shotgun sequence genomic region, the following are encoded:
- the LOC109718329 gene encoding CASP-like protein 2B1, with protein MRGGVGVSPGNVPVYFYGGGKVKLVERRVKVAEVVLRCLICGLGVIAAALVGTDSQVRRIFSLEKRARFTDMKALVFLVIANGVAAGYSLFQGVRCVISMMRGSVLLNKPLAWAIFSCDQMMAYVALAAVAAAAESAVLGQFGQAELQWMKICNLYSKFCTRVGEGIVSAFLVSISMVTISCISAFNLFRLYGPNKGKNSGSW; from the exons atGAGGGGAGGGGTTGGGGTGAGCCCTGGGAATGTGCCAGTGTACTTCTATGGTGGAGGGAAGGTGAAGttggtggagaggagggtgaagGTAGCTGAGGTGGTGCTGAGATGCCTGATTTGTGGGTTGGGAGTGATTGCTGCTGCACTTGTGGGAACTGATTCCCAGGTCAGGAGGATCTTCTCCTTGGAGAAGAGGGCCAGGTTCACTGACATGAAGGCCTTGGT GTTCCTGGTGATAGCAAATGGGGTTGCTGCAGGTTACAGTCTGTTCCAGGGGGTGAGGTGTGTGATCAGCATGATGAGAGGGAGTGTGCTCCTCAATAAGCCCTTGGCATGGGCAATCTTCTCTTGTGATCAG ATGATGGCTTACGTGGCgctggcggcggtggcggcagcaGCGGAGTCGGCGGTGCTGGGGCAGTTCGGGCAGGCGGAGCTGCAGTGGATGAAGATATGCAACCTCTACAGCAAGTTCTGCACCAGGGTCGGGGAAGGGATTGTGAGCGCATTCCTGGTGAGCATAAGCATGGTCACAATCTCCTGCATCTCTGCTTTCAATCTCTTCCGCTTGTACGGACCCAACAAAGGCAAAAACAGCGGCAGCTGGTGA